The Flavobacterium piscisymbiosum genome includes a region encoding these proteins:
- a CDS encoding sialic acid O-acetyltransferase encodes MKNLIIIGARGFGREVYDLATQCSGFNIEYVIKGFLDDKADALDSFENYPAILSSVEDYKIEEDDVFVCALGTVKWKKHYAELIMSKGGSFINLIHPSTKLNTNAVVGTGLLVFMYANISNDCIIKDFVTIQGYVGLGHDTQIHNWAHLSSYSFTGGFVVLEEESTLNTRATVLPHVIVRKGATVGAASLVIRNVKENTTVFGVPAKKLEF; translated from the coding sequence ATGAAGAATTTAATCATAATAGGAGCGAGAGGATTTGGCCGTGAGGTTTATGATCTTGCCACACAATGCTCAGGTTTTAATATTGAATATGTTATAAAAGGTTTCCTGGACGATAAAGCAGATGCTTTGGATAGTTTCGAAAATTATCCTGCTATACTTTCTTCTGTCGAAGATTATAAAATTGAGGAGGATGATGTTTTTGTTTGTGCGTTAGGAACCGTAAAATGGAAAAAACATTACGCTGAATTAATTATGTCAAAAGGAGGTTCGTTTATCAATTTGATTCATCCATCGACAAAATTAAATACAAATGCTGTTGTTGGTACTGGTTTGCTGGTTTTTATGTATGCAAATATCAGCAATGACTGCATAATTAAAGATTTTGTAACGATACAAGGATATGTTGGTTTAGGGCATGATACCCAAATTCATAATTGGGCGCATTTAAGTTCTTATTCTTTTACAGGTGGTTTCGTTGTACTTGAAGAAGAATCGACCCTTAATACACGTGCAACAGTATTGCCTCATGTAATTGTTCGCAAAGGAGCAACTGTTGGTGCAGCGAGTCTTGTTATTAGAAATGTAAAAGAAAATACTACGGTTTTTGGAGTTCCTGCTAAAAAACTTGAATTTTAA
- a CDS encoding SDR family NAD(P)-dependent oxidoreductase produces MNPFDLSGKKIVVTGASSGIGYETCLAIARQGGTFIAIARRQDFLEKLIEECGSENSFIAADLSKIEDIKTIVDSIENIDGVVHSAGIVSLAPVKFYSEELMNEMRSVNFDSIAYLINLIFKKKKINKGSSIVLVSSIAGLFGMKGNGIYAASKGALIAISKVWAAEFAASKTRVNCVSPGMVKTEITSKSIEDLSLEVIQQDEKKYPLGYGDPVQVANPIVFLLSEASSWITGQNIVLDGGRTSTI; encoded by the coding sequence ATGAACCCATTTGATTTATCAGGAAAAAAAATAGTAGTAACAGGAGCATCTTCAGGTATTGGATATGAAACCTGTCTGGCCATAGCCAGACAAGGAGGAACTTTTATTGCAATTGCAAGACGTCAGGATTTTCTCGAAAAATTAATCGAAGAATGCGGAAGCGAAAATAGCTTTATAGCCGCAGATTTATCCAAAATAGAAGATATCAAAACTATTGTTGATTCAATCGAAAATATTGACGGTGTCGTTCATTCAGCAGGAATAGTGTCGTTGGCGCCCGTAAAATTTTATTCAGAAGAATTGATGAATGAAATGAGAAGTGTCAATTTTGATTCGATTGCTTATCTGATTAATTTGATATTTAAAAAGAAAAAAATAAATAAAGGAAGTTCGATTGTGCTGGTTTCCTCTATAGCCGGCTTGTTCGGGATGAAAGGAAACGGAATTTATGCGGCAAGCAAAGGAGCATTAATTGCTATTTCTAAAGTTTGGGCGGCTGAATTTGCCGCTAGTAAAACACGTGTAAACTGTGTTTCGCCAGGAATGGTTAAAACCGAAATAACATCAAAATCTATTGAAGATTTATCTTTAGAAGTTATTCAGCAAGATGAAAAAAAATACCCATTAGGATATGGAGATCCTGTACAGGTTGCCAATCCTATTGTTTTTTTATTGTCTGAAGCAAGCAGCTGGATAACGGGCCAAAATATAGTTTTAGACGGAGGAAGAACATCAACGATATAA
- a CDS encoding 3-oxoacyl-ACP synthase III family protein: protein MKANIKAISYYLPETILSNDLIHQEFPEWDIEKISSKTGINSRHISAEDEFSSDMAVKAAEKLFEEHNIDKSTIDYLLFCTQSPDYFLPTTACIIQDKLGLDTSIGALDFNLGCSGFVYGLSLAKGLIAGEMAKNVLLITSETYSKFIHPNDKSNKTIFGDAAAATLISIEKGFCSIGNFVFGTDGKGAENLIVKQGGMRFPVSDENEDIKDEFGNVRNDKNLFMNGTEIFNFTGEFVPKLTEAILEKSNLTKEDIDLFIFHQANKYMLNHLRKKIKIPEDKFFIAMEHCGNTVSSTIPIALYEAQKQQKLVNATNFILAGFGVGYSWGACNLIIE from the coding sequence ATGAAAGCGAATATAAAGGCCATTTCATATTATTTACCTGAAACCATTTTATCTAATGATTTAATTCATCAGGAATTTCCTGAATGGGATATCGAAAAAATTAGCTCCAAAACTGGAATTAATTCGCGACATATAAGTGCCGAGGATGAATTTTCATCTGATATGGCGGTTAAAGCTGCTGAAAAATTATTTGAAGAGCATAATATAGATAAATCAACTATTGATTATTTATTATTTTGTACTCAAAGTCCTGACTATTTTTTACCAACCACGGCATGTATTATTCAGGATAAATTAGGTCTGGATACATCAATAGGTGCATTAGATTTTAATTTAGGATGTTCCGGTTTTGTTTATGGTTTAAGCTTAGCCAAAGGTTTGATTGCCGGAGAAATGGCTAAAAATGTCTTGCTAATTACCTCAGAAACCTATTCGAAATTTATTCATCCAAATGATAAAAGCAACAAAACAATTTTTGGAGACGCTGCAGCAGCTACCTTAATAAGTATCGAAAAAGGTTTTTGCTCTATTGGTAATTTTGTTTTTGGTACAGACGGAAAAGGGGCAGAAAACCTGATTGTAAAGCAAGGTGGTATGCGTTTTCCTGTTTCGGATGAAAATGAAGATATTAAAGATGAATTTGGAAACGTGAGAAATGATAAAAATTTATTCATGAACGGAACCGAAATTTTCAATTTTACTGGAGAATTTGTTCCAAAACTTACCGAAGCGATTTTAGAAAAATCAAACTTAACAAAAGAAGATATCGATTTATTTATTTTTCATCAGGCAAATAAATACATGCTTAATCATTTGAGAAAAAAAATAAAAATTCCCGAAGATAAGTTTTTTATTGCCATGGAACATTGTGGCAATACAGTTTCATCTACCATTCCTATTGCTTTGTATGAAGCTCAAAAACAACAAAAACTAGTAAATGCAACCAACTTTATATTGGCAGGTTTTGGTGTAGGATATTCGTGGGGAGCCTGTAATTTAATCATAGAATAA